The following DNA comes from Enterobacter sp. SA187.
TCGCCGCGTCAAAGTCTTCTGCTTCCAGGAAACGCACCAGCGCTTCGTTTTTACGCATACCGTATACAGACCAGTAGCTCTGGCTGATGTCCGGGCGAGTGGTTACGCTGGACTGAATGCGCACTTCCTGCGGCTCTTTCATAAAGCGGCGGGTAATGCGACGGATCGCTTCCGGCATGGTGGCGGAGAACAGCGCGGTCTGATGTTCAGCCGGGATCTCAGCCATGATGGTTTCAACGTCTTCGATGAAGCCCATACGCAGCATTTCATCCGCTTCGTCCAGTACCAGACCTTTCAGGTTGGACAGGTTCAGCGTACCGCGTTTTAAGTGATCGAGCAGGCGACCCGGGGTACCCACAACAATTTGTGGGCCCTGACGCAGGGCGCGCAGCTGCACGTCATAACGCTGGCCGCCGTAAAGGGCAACCACGTTTACGCCGTGCATATGTTTAGAGAAGTCCGTCATGGCTTCAGCAACCTGAACCGCCAGTTCGCGGGTCGGGGCCAGCACCAGAATCTGTGGCGCTTTCAGCTCAGGATCGAGGTTGTGCAGCAGCGGTAAAGAGAACGCTGCGGTTTTGCCGCTACCGGTCTGGGCCATACCCAGAACATCGCGGCCACCCAGCAGATGTGGGATACACTCTGCCTGGATTGGAGATGGCTTTTCGTAACCCAGATCGTTCAGGGCCTGAAGGATGGAGGCATTCAGCCCAAGATCAGAAAAAGTGGTTTCGATGGTATCAGTCATGTAGTACATGTGCCTCATTGATGGCGGCCAGTCTACGTAACTCATCGTGAAATTGATCTGCAATTTTCATTGAAAAGTGTGAACCGGCTCAAATTTAGTTGATTAACGAACAAAAACGCCCTCACCCGTCAGGATGATGACTTTACTAAAAAAGTTGGTGGGCTGATCGTTGTTCGTCAGCTATTGCTGGTCCGATTCTGCCAGGTCATCTTGCTCCTGGCCCAAGAGCGATAATTCCAACAATGCATAACGATGCTCAACGTAGTTGTGTACGTTGTTAGCGACCGCTAACTTGAACAGTGCCGTAGCGCTGTCCTTTTCCCCCAGACTTAGGTAGAACTTACCTAAATAGAAGTTGGTTTCACTGAGATGCTCAGCGAGCGAGGTGTTATCCGTTGCGTCCGCCTTCAGGCGATCCATTAACGTTGCTTCGTTAATGTCACCGAGGTAGAACTCGACAATGTTCCATCCCCATTGCTCTCTATCCGATTTCTCGAAGCGCTGTCTTAGTGCTTCTTTGGCCTGCTTTTCGTCAAGCTTACGCTCGGCGATGTAAAGCCACAGGCTACGGAAAGGATCATTGGGATCGTCTTGATAAAACGCCAGCAGATCATCTTGCGCTAACTTGTCACGACCGCCGTAATACAGAGCGATACCGCGATTCAAGTGCGCGTAGTTGTAAGTTGGATCAAGCTCAAGTACAGAATCAAACGCTTCATAAGCGGCGTCAAAATTGCCCGCTTGCGTTAAGTAAATGCCTAAGTAATTGAATACTTCAGGCATATCGGGTCGGATGGCCAGTGCTTGTGAAAAATCATTTCGCGCCAGTGCCCTCAGACCGAGACTATCATACAACACTCCGCGCTCATATAAAAGCTGTGCGCGTTCATCATCGGTTAAAGCCCGACTGGCAAGAATTTGTTCCATGCGCGCCAGAATCACTTCTTGCTGCAAAGTCGGTTGCAATGGCACCGCCAGGACTTCGCTCTTACGCCAGGCAGAGTTGCTGCATCCTGCCAGCGTTAAAGCTGTCGCAACGAAACACCAGCGCAAAAAAGGCTTCATTTCCCACTCCCGAAGACAACAATTAGATGGACATCCTGTCCCCCGGCTGCAAACACAGCATCCTGCCCGGAATGAAAACTCTCCGTCAACGACGGAGAGCTAAACAGCAACCTTACTCGCCTTGTTCTGCTGCCGGCGCTTGTGCCGCTTCAGCAGGCTGAGATTGTTCAGTCGCTTCTTTAATGCTCAGACGGACGCGGCCCTGGCGATCGACTTCCAGAACTTTAACCGGGACTTCCTGACCCATCTGCAGATAGTCGGTCACTTTCTCTACACGCTTGTCAGCGATCTGAGAAATGTGCACCAGACCTTCTTTACCGCCGCCGATGGCAACGAACGCGCCAAAGTCAACGATACGGGTCACTTTACCATTGTAGACGCGACCCACTTCGATTTCTGCGGTGATCTCTTCGATACGACGGATAGCGTATTTCGCTTTCTCGCCGTCGGTCGCTGCGATTTTCACGGTGCCGTCATCTTCGATTTCGATGGTGGTGCCGGTTTCTTCGGTCAGCGCACGGATCACAGAGCCACCTTTACCGATGACGTCTTTGATCTTGTCCGGATTGATCTTGATGGTGTGAATACGCGGCGCGAACTGTGAAATATCGCCACGCGGCGCGTTGATTGCCTGTTCCATCACGCCCAGAATGTGCAGACGCGCACCTTTAGCCTGGTTCAGCGCAACCTGCATGATCTCTTTGGTGATACCTTCAATTTTGATATCCATCTGCAGCGCAGAGATACCGTCGCGGGAACCCGCTACTTTGAAGTCCATATCGCCCAGGTGGTCTTCGTCGCCGAGGATGTCAGACAGCACAACGAAGTTGTCGCCTTCTTTCACCAGACCCATTGCGATACCCGCAACGGCGGCTTTGATCGGCACACCCGCATCCATCAGCGCCAGAGAAGCACCGCATACGGACGCCATGGAAGAAGAACCGTTGGATTCGGTGATTTCAGAAACCACACGTACGGTGTACGGGAATTTCTCAGCGTCAGGCATTACTGCCAGCACGCCACGCTTCGCCAGACGACCGTGACCGATTTCACGACGCTTCGG
Coding sequences within:
- the yrbN gene encoding protein YrbN; translation: MKIADQFHDELRRLAAINEAHVLHD
- the nlpI gene encoding lipoprotein NlpI, with translation MKPFLRWCFVATALTLAGCSNSAWRKSEVLAVPLQPTLQQEVILARMEQILASRALTDDERAQLLYERGVLYDSLGLRALARNDFSQALAIRPDMPEVFNYLGIYLTQAGNFDAAYEAFDSVLELDPTYNYAHLNRGIALYYGGRDKLAQDDLLAFYQDDPNDPFRSLWLYIAERKLDEKQAKEALRQRFEKSDREQWGWNIVEFYLGDINEATLMDRLKADATDNTSLAEHLSETNFYLGKFYLSLGEKDSATALFKLAVANNVHNYVEHRYALLELSLLGQEQDDLAESDQQ